A single bacterium DNA region contains:
- a CDS encoding ComEC/Rec2 family competence protein: MTRPPDAPGWWPLLRAEAQPLLQRPLVWLTVALLLGIVWADGFRPPPLPVTLTCVAAVLLTACALGRAPRVASRLLLLCVFLLGGALHAWRITPNPDVRALPTQLKLPELEAHVCSVERRAPWGQSVVLDLKPLVRGRAHCSLPAEPLVHGGDVLALEDVTLTCPGPRGHGVKREDMARRGIHIEGRAETIAEVRAGQPWRAGLEERLERWRERLLDVLTRATPGATPETYASLLASMVYGMHAAPVPDGIEALFRGSGTIHLLVASGSQVTIIAFSLIFLVRGTRRVLPLWGLVVVTAGLLVFALLAGLGASINRAVAMAVVLLGTFAWGRRYDLPTALAASALLLSLLDTGTVYDVGAQLTYGGTIGVYLAWPPGLGAQRSGLRSVLLAAGLGSVGAWLLTTPVIIQHYNSLVLGGLLANLVAVPLAALLLYLGLVAIGAGLVWLPLAVPLCAVARTLLDVMLWSNTFFASLPLAVLGPIHLWWPWFVLWYALAAALFLILRSAPLRQRVLAVDARWAVAAGVAVLGVALLWAVAVQLPADRLRVHVLDVGAGQCVLVEAPAGKVLIDAGADPIPGQAEEILRRRVLPFLALRHVRALEAIVISHAHEDHCNLAAPLMESVPTRRLLLGPSAGAEAGWLQMLQSARAEGITTETFVPGSRMRLGAHTWLEALGPSAAASFRDDAVNNGSLVLRLAHQQTVMLFPGDIAAEGEERLLHYYPQPGALHADVLLAPHHGSGGSCTEAFLQAVSPRDVIVSCAGDDRSPPERTLQRFAKLGLQVWRTDVNGGVTVTSDGRTATVQGSARRGP; the protein is encoded by the coding sequence ATGACCCGCCCCCCCGACGCGCCGGGCTGGTGGCCCCTGCTGCGAGCCGAGGCGCAGCCGCTCCTGCAGCGCCCCCTGGTGTGGCTGACCGTCGCCCTGCTCCTGGGCATCGTCTGGGCCGATGGCTTCCGCCCCCCGCCGCTCCCCGTCACACTGACCTGTGTCGCGGCAGTGCTGCTCACGGCCTGCGCCCTCGGCCGCGCTCCCCGCGTCGCCTCGCGGCTTCTCCTGCTGTGTGTCTTCCTCCTCGGCGGCGCGCTGCACGCCTGGCGGATCACCCCGAACCCAGACGTGCGGGCCCTGCCCACGCAACTGAAGCTGCCGGAACTGGAAGCCCACGTCTGCAGCGTCGAGCGACGGGCGCCGTGGGGGCAGAGCGTCGTGCTGGACCTGAAGCCCCTCGTGCGCGGCCGGGCGCACTGCTCCCTGCCAGCCGAGCCCCTCGTGCATGGTGGCGATGTGCTGGCGCTGGAGGACGTCACGTTGACATGCCCCGGTCCGCGGGGCCATGGCGTCAAGCGGGAAGACATGGCGCGTCGGGGCATACACATCGAGGGTCGGGCCGAGACCATCGCCGAGGTGCGGGCCGGCCAGCCCTGGCGAGCCGGCCTCGAGGAGCGGCTGGAGCGCTGGCGGGAGCGCCTGCTGGACGTGCTGACTCGGGCCACGCCCGGGGCCACGCCCGAGACCTACGCCTCGCTGCTGGCGAGCATGGTCTACGGGATGCACGCCGCACCGGTGCCGGATGGCATCGAGGCCCTCTTCAGGGGCAGTGGCACCATCCACCTGCTCGTGGCCTCGGGGTCGCAGGTCACGATCATCGCCTTCTCCCTGATCTTCCTGGTGCGTGGGACCCGGCGCGTGCTGCCGCTGTGGGGGCTGGTGGTCGTGACGGCAGGGCTGCTGGTGTTCGCCCTGCTGGCGGGGCTGGGCGCCTCGATCAACCGCGCTGTGGCCATGGCCGTCGTTCTGCTCGGTACGTTCGCGTGGGGGCGCCGCTACGACCTCCCGACTGCCCTTGCCGCCTCGGCCCTGCTGCTAAGCCTGCTGGACACCGGCACGGTCTATGATGTGGGCGCCCAGTTGACTTATGGCGGCACCATCGGGGTATACCTCGCCTGGCCGCCCGGCCTGGGGGCGCAGCGCAGCGGCCTGCGATCGGTGCTCCTGGCGGCCGGGCTGGGCAGCGTGGGCGCCTGGCTGCTGACCACTCCGGTCATCATCCAGCACTACAACTCCCTCGTCCTCGGCGGCCTGCTGGCCAATCTGGTGGCGGTCCCGCTGGCGGCCCTGTTGCTCTACCTGGGGCTGGTGGCGATCGGCGCGGGGCTGGTGTGGCTGCCCCTGGCCGTGCCGCTGTGCGCCGTCGCGCGGACGCTGCTGGATGTCATGCTGTGGAGCAACACCTTCTTCGCCTCGCTGCCACTGGCCGTGCTCGGGCCGATCCACCTGTGGTGGCCGTGGTTCGTGCTCTGGTACGCCTTGGCGGCAGCCCTGTTCCTGATCCTGCGGTCTGCGCCGCTGCGACAGCGTGTGCTGGCGGTTGATGCGCGCTGGGCGGTCGCAGCGGGGGTGGCTGTGCTGGGCGTGGCGCTGCTGTGGGCGGTGGCCGTGCAGCTGCCCGCCGACCGGCTGCGGGTGCACGTGCTGGATGTCGGCGCGGGGCAGTGCGTACTGGTGGAAGCCCCGGCGGGGAAGGTCCTCATTGACGCGGGGGCCGACCCGATCCCCGGCCAGGCCGAAGAGATCCTGCGCCGGCGCGTCCTCCCCTTCCTGGCGTTGCGCCATGTGCGCGCCCTTGAGGCCATCGTCATCAGCCATGCCCACGAGGATCACTGCAACCTGGCGGCGCCCCTCATGGAGTCCGTCCCCACGCGGCGGCTCCTGCTGGGCCCGTCAGCCGGGGCCGAAGCGGGGTGGCTACAGATGCTCCAGAGCGCCCGCGCGGAGGGCATCACCACAGAGACATTCGTGCCGGGCAGTCGGATGCGGTTGGGCGCCCACACGTGGCTCGAAGCGCTGGGCCCCTCCGCTGCCGCCTCGTTCCGCGACGACGCCGTGAACAACGGGAGCCTCGTGCTGCGCCTGGCCCATCAGCAGACGGTGATGCTGTTCCCGGGGGACATCGCCGCTGAGGGGGAGGAGCGGCTGCTGCACTACTACCCACAGCCGGGGGCGCTACACGCTGACGTGCTGCTCGCACCGCACCATGGCAGTGGTGGGTCGTGCACGGAGGCCTTCCTGCAAGCGGTGAGCCCGCGCGATGTCATCGTCTCGTGCGCTGGCGACGACCGCAGCCCACCGGAGAGGACTCTGCAGCGCTTCGCCAAGCTGGGCCTGCAGGTGTGGCGCACCGACGTGAACGGCGGGGTCACCGTCACCAGCGACGGCCGCACCGCTACCGTCCAGGGCAGCGCCCGTCGCGGGCCCTAG
- a CDS encoding ComEA family DNA-binding protein has product MVLALRVELEQVHGGSVENRPRDTRSAALPKRVGVLVLVGVLNRHTGRRVQLTELSRGQKGLILIGLAAILLALLVLSLNHAGRGRAQATVEVVAPQPQSAPPLVAVHVVGAVRQPGLYWLPEHSRVSEAVALAGGLSPEADPASVNLAGYVQDGDQVKVAFAAQPQPATEAAPRAAVAAPRTTTAPPATVPAATTTPAASPTRRPGPALDLTRLKPVSLTSGSREELDGLPGVGGQLAAAIIQYRTQHGPFRSVDDLQNVPGFGEERVETLRPYVVP; this is encoded by the coding sequence ATGGTGCTCGCACTACGGGTGGAACTGGAGCAGGTGCATGGCGGATCGGTGGAGAACAGACCCCGCGACACGCGTAGCGCAGCTCTACCGAAGCGCGTAGGGGTTCTCGTCCTTGTGGGGGTACTGAACCGCCACACGGGGAGGCGAGTTCAACTGACGGAGCTATCGCGGGGCCAGAAAGGCCTCATCCTGATCGGCCTGGCGGCCATCCTGCTGGCCCTCCTGGTGCTGTCGCTGAACCATGCCGGCCGCGGCCGCGCACAGGCGACCGTCGAAGTCGTCGCCCCTCAGCCGCAGAGCGCCCCGCCACTCGTGGCCGTACATGTCGTCGGAGCCGTGCGACAGCCCGGACTGTACTGGTTGCCGGAGCACTCGCGGGTGTCCGAAGCCGTGGCACTGGCAGGCGGGCTGAGCCCCGAGGCCGACCCCGCCTCGGTGAACCTGGCGGGCTACGTGCAGGACGGGGATCAGGTCAAGGTCGCCTTCGCCGCCCAGCCGCAGCCAGCCACCGAGGCTGCGCCCCGCGCCGCCGTGGCGGCGCCCCGGACCACCACCGCCCCGCCCGCTACCGTGCCCGCCGCTACGACCACCCCTGCCGCGTCGCCGACGCGTCGCCCCGGTCCCGCGCTCGATCTGACCCGCCTCAAGCCCGTCAGCCTCACGAGCGGCAGCCGGGAGGAGTTGGACGGGCTGCCCGGCGTCGGGGGCCAGCTCGCCGCCGCCATCATCCAGTACCGCACCCAGCATGGCCCCTTCCGCAGCGTGGACGATCTGCAGAATGTGCCCGGCTTCGGCGAGGAGCGCGTCGAGACCCTCCGGCCCTACGTGGTGCCATGA